TGTATTTTGTTAGAGCGGTAAAGTAcgaataaattttattttcaagaATTTGCagctttttcattatttcatttGTATTGATATCATAAGAAAACTGTGTACAAATATAATCTATTTTGTTgttaatatttgtaaatgaTATCTGGTCttgattatttttaataatattttcatattctgaaattttttcattatgttCTTTAATGAATGTGTTAacttgtttaatttttatgtctatttccttattttttatttgcatatttttctttttatcttcatattttttttcatattcttcTAATTCATATTCAGCATTTTGTGTATCATCAATAAGTTGTAAATGTTGCTCTTCcaacatattaaaattgtCGATTAATAACTGGGAGTTTTTAATGTacttttccatattttttgaaaaatgatcttcttcttttttttgctcttttatttcttccccctgttcctccttttttttcgctTTTTTCTTATTCAATGCATTTTCGTCTGACGTATCGCTATTAGCTAGTTTGTTcaagaaatttttatatttgtctagttcttttattttttcatcttttttttcaaattcaACATTAAGTTTACTAATTTCTATGTTCAGCAGTTGGacttgatttttttttttcttcttctttgaGCTTATCTCTTCGAATTTCTGCGTCCGGTTATGTAGTTAAGGGGGAAAAGCACAAACGGGGGAAATTAGCGAAAATTAGTGACAATAAGgggaaatatttattttatgattttttcaaaattaaaaaaataaaataaaaatagctcTTTATCAAGTATTGATAATTTGGTTATATGCACGTGTACGTagtatatgtgcatgtatgcAAACGTGTAACACCGACTAGCTACATTTAAGCAACGCTCATAAGTGAGGAAGCATTTTCATGTggaagaaaataatacacAAACGACCTCCAAAGggatacctttttttttttttttttttcagaatGCAAAGTGGAAAAATGAGAAAGTTTGTGAGGTGCACatgtatattcatacatatgcatgGACATACATAAACATGTTATAAAAACACAAGAACATCCATAAATACAATATGTAAGCATATGCACACTTATGAAAACAATATGAAAACAGATAAACACTAATGAACACACTTGGTTGTTCACTTGTACGTGTCCATCAGTGCGCATACCTTAATGAGCTCCTCcgtttttttgaaattttctACTAAGGACTCTTGAAGTTTAGCTGCCtctttgtttatatttttgctcatattgtttattatattttcctttttacttgtataattataaatatcatCAAgccttgttttttttttatacatcaAAGTCCTTGCAatgaatatttctttttctagaTTAATGAAATCTCGTATATTactagtattttttttcctccatCTCTCATTTGGTAGAATGTTTTTGTCTTTATTACGTTTGTCATTATTACTTTTGTTTTTgctatttatgtttttaaaaatttttctattatattcGCTTGAACTTGTTTTATGATCTGGTGTTCCTATTCTAATTTctactaaattttttttgcttatctttttttcctctaactttttttttattacctcTATATCTTTGTCTTCGTGGAGTTTTAGAAGCTCCTTGATGTTATCGCTGAGTtggtttttgttttttcttttttttgttgaaaCGTATTAGAAGGAAGgggtgcatatatataattaagcaTACAAAAGTAAATTCATGAACATGTTTACcaggtaaaaaaaagaactgCATACATACTCACACACGAGctcatacgtacatacattcaCACATGTATCACCATGTacaactatatatatatgtgtatgtatatgtaagtaGCTGTGAAGGAGCAAATGGTATGCAATAAACAGGagcataagaaaaaaaaagcatgcACAAGTGCAgctatttttcattttaataatactttGTGCAAGAATTATTCTCCGAGCTCTTATAAGATGGAATAATTAAACTTGTATACTTATAGTAAGGGGCTTCTATGGGCTGCTCTTCCGagctttttaatttatcacCTGTAATATGAAGTAAAGAAGACAGAAAAGCGATATATCTCATATGCCTTCCAGTTTTcgtatttacatatgtaacacacgcaattttttattttttattttattttttttttttttttttcttttgtaacAGTTCTCCCCCGCTAATAGTCGTTCCTTGTCTATTATCTTgggaaaaaacaataaaagtAAAGGGAATAAAATGAGgaataaaatgaagaataaaatgaagaataaaATGAGGAATAAAATGAGgaataaaatgaagaataaaatgaagaataaaatgaggaataaaatgaagaataaaATGAGGAATAAAATGAGGCATAATATGAGGAATAATATGAGGTATAATAGAAGgaataatgatgatgatggGGTGGCTAAAAGGGAGGTGAATAGGAAGGAGAATGGGAAGGTGTAGGAGCATTATCAGGTGGCATACAACTTATCATGCGCAACCTATTAAGCATACCCGTCTCCTAGATTCCTCAATGATTGTTTCTAAATTCTACACCAAAAAGGAAGCGTTAATATTATGTAgagtttattttaaaagggAATGTCAacatttttgttcttttatatattttctcttttttatttttaatttttttttttttttttattttgttttattttgttatatattttttttttttttatgaataagcGGTTAAGTAATACTCACATTGTAGAAGTCTTCCTCACTCATCCTGCCATATGGTTTGGAGACTTTTCAGATTTAGCAGCAATGAGAGGAAGAGGAACATATTCcagcatatacatacatatacatatatatacacatatgcatgtatatatacatacaaacgtGCGTGTGACCCAGAGCCTTTTACTAGGGCATGAAGTGCATCAGGCGGAAAACCCAAACTCAAATGTAGTTGAAAGATATGTTATTCACTTCCCACTTTTTCCTTTGCTTATTTTCCCCTTTCGGGAGGAACTAAGATCCCTAATATTTAGTAGGAtacatttcaaaaaataaaatgaaaaaagaaaataaatttatccCCTTATCATAAAACAAGAAttaaatagcaaaataaaagaagaaagttaaaataaacatCATAGAagttaaaaaggaaaatagaGTATTATCAGATAAGAGCTTACTATAAAAATTCCTTcaaaaaatgcaaatttAAAGTAGAGGTGGGGGAGgcgcaaaaaataaaaaaaaaaaagacagagaaaggaaataaatatataaataaatgcataaatacatacgcATAGATATATAATGCATAGTTCACTCTCCCTATTGATACTCATAAAATTACAGAGACACATGAAAAAAGTGCCTATCTTGTGTTcctcagaaaaaaaaaaaaaaaaaaaaaaaatttcattcaTTACGCAAAGTAAAGTTATTACTACTGAGATATAAGGGCAACAACTAAGAACATAAAACGCAAATGCTTAAATACGGgcacaaataaatattcattagagcaatattatatttatatatatatatatatatatacgtacacacaCACGTACTCGTGGGGCACTAAAGggaataaatacataaaaagcAATATTCGCATTTAtataagatgaaaaaaaaaaatgctctCGGACTCACGAAAGGAGTGACAAAAAACAGTGCAGtagatttatatataatattataaaacttCCCTCAATTTTGCCATAAAAAGAAGGGGAAGCGAATGGACAACTTTGGAAATTGAGGGGGAGGAAAACATGTAATAAGAAAGTGCAAATACAAGGGGGGAACTACCATACACAAGCAaatacatgtgtacatatataaacatgtatgCATGCACATTCTTATTTATATGCCTTGCGTACGCCCAAAGAAGCAGCcctaattttttctaaaggTACAGGCATAcaagcatatataaatacatatataatatatatatatatatatatatatatatatacaaacgcAGTCtctcacatatatatacacactcGTGCATGCGTGCGTATGAATCGAGGCTCCAAGAGCAGGGCAGCTTAAATAATGACTTCAAATACcccaaaatataataagggTCTAAAGAAGGAGGAAGCACCTCCGTACGGGGAAGTTTTAGTAAAGTGTGCGGAAGATGAGAACTGCGACTACCAAACTAAGATAAAAGTAAACATAGGAAAT
The window above is part of the Plasmodium malariae genome assembly, chromosome: 10 genome. Proteins encoded here:
- the PmUG01_10034900 gene encoding conserved Plasmodium protein, unknown function — protein: MSEEDFYNNLETIIEESRRRIIDKERLLAGENCDKLKSSEEQPIEAPYYKYTSLIIPSYKSSENNSCTKKNKNQLSDNIKELLKLHEDKDIEVIKKKLEEKKISKKNLVEIRIGTPDHKTSSSEYNRKIFKNINSKNKSNNDKRNKDKNILPNERWRKKNTSNIRDFINLEKEIFIARTLMYKKKTRLDDIYNYTSKKENIINNMSKNINKEAAKLQESLVENFKKTEELIKKFEEISSKKKKKKNQVQLLNIEISKLNVEFEKKDEKIKELDKYKNFLNKLANSDTSDENALNKKKAKKKEEQGEEIKEQKKEEDHFSKNMEKYIKNSQLLIDNFNMLEEQHLQLIDDTQNAEYELEEYEKKYEDKKKNMQIKNKEIDIKIKQVNTFIKEHNEKISEYENIIKNNQDQISFTNINNKIDYICTQFSYDINTNEIMKKLQILENKIYSYFTALTKYTEENSQLVYEYQREREQERRKQMRFEINLDRKGNNQNKQLKNKKVNNKNSAINLKDKKEKRENIYTLFEKDLFK